A window from Drosophila subobscura isolate 14011-0131.10 chromosome O, UCBerk_Dsub_1.0, whole genome shotgun sequence encodes these proteins:
- the LOC117896425 gene encoding bolA-like protein DDB_G0274169, whose product MFAATFRRLAGVSAQSLNQLAPRSSTLGHIYSKATMSQATQYPPIEAAMRKALTTELKPVFLDVINESPQHNVPKRSESHFRVLVVSEKFNDLTLIKRHRLVNDTVKNALKAAGFEFMHALSIEAKTPKQWQPEQEPEKSPPCLGGFGK is encoded by the exons ATGTTTGCCGCTACTTTTCGTCGTCTAGCTGGAGTTTCCGCACAAAGTCTGAATCAACTTGCCCCCAGAAGCAGCACCCTAGGCCACATATACTCCAAGGCTACCATGTCGCAGGCGACACAGTATCCACCCATTGAGGCGGCCATGAGAAAGGCGCTGACAACGGAACTGAAGCCAGTGTTCCTGGATGTTATCAACGAATCGCCCCAGCACAACGTGCCCAAGAGATCCGAGTCCCACTTTCGAGTGCTGGTGGTTTCCGAGAAATTCAATGACTTGACACTGATCAAG CGCCATCGTTTGGTCAACGACACAGTGAAGAACGCTCTGAAGGCGGCCGGCTTTGAGTTCATGCACGCGCTCTCCATTGAGGCAAAAACGCcaaagcagtggcagccgGAGCAGGAACCAGAGAAGAGTCCGCCGTGCCTCGGGGGCTTTGGCAAGTAA